From Candidatus Sericytochromatia bacterium, a single genomic window includes:
- a CDS encoding BTAD domain-containing putative transcriptional regulator: MALGMFEAWRHQAKLAPSEPPAFSFARKALLTDERLPPVVLLAAGPGYGKSTLAWQLASREPTATLVWLTADPYDTDDASFFAALTVGVRQHIPDFGRELEPLIQAGNLPTRLLARRFFEAIAAYNLPAFHLVLDDLHHLQDANPALVEALVGSFEALPPGTRLFITTRRRLDLPLARLIARGRVLEWGAEQLRFSAEEAEGLLSQHAPAKLQEPVWQDQLARLEGWPLGVTWLLGAQTPLKTWRVEGPDSVTSLASYVAEEFFLGQPEARRVLLLQASLLHEVSVTALSEVFDASDAEEQVRQLAGAMLLRSQGEGRYRLPAYLKAYLGDLCETSVLPATRKAWHGRAARWYEAQDQPELALNHRIAAQQWPQALQDAQRAIPGLLLYGRNQAVATLLAQFPADTQASSPWLRLWQGHLALRRGQQGEAAHHYEQAALGFQGSGDPGGAFKVALRRCVLDLFTGEQTSFAQRLDQLESLREAARPEDRADLEVVRSVAAEHRGDLVLMQACSEAALAVPVEANGEVAACHATALMNLYTVAWLRGDLRAARRHAERALDISQQWQMPGYRLYLAFLLASLELVEGRVDDAERRLRALPATWPDVLDFQERGIAQTVIGHWHAARGAWREAEQALHTALDIFAEAGHAEGRKIPLERLLWLWVARHQPARVKHLAAQTGPSELRSLHDLALLLPQARASLELEDVAGAQALLDGLLPALEAHGAQLLLARAQRLQALVAAAAGDVVAAREAARQSQAIAEREGYDFLAAEDPWLAERFNSWVGRWSEAGEAPAGDVLTPPTACSHAVRCLGAFEFLRDGVALDHALRKKTKLVLAALVLHPRGLTVSSLAEVLGLQSVTPGNLKTLQADVVAIRRALEPELASGKASRYLRFEEDRYVLDWTLLGESDLMRVERELSRAEAQMLTDPAAARAGIERALADVRGNVLPEGFYASYFEPVRDGLRRRVSRACSWLARLQCERGEFKRADDTLRQALALAPCDEEHYLAMMEVQRQLGRPERVRQVYWDCRKALKSEWGVSPSEAFERAYRDLAAQLR, from the coding sequence GTGGCGCTTGGCATGTTCGAAGCCTGGCGCCACCAAGCCAAACTCGCTCCCTCCGAGCCACCGGCCTTCTCGTTCGCGCGCAAGGCGCTGCTGACAGACGAACGCCTGCCACCGGTGGTGCTGCTGGCTGCGGGGCCCGGATACGGCAAGAGCACCTTGGCCTGGCAGTTGGCCAGCCGGGAGCCCACAGCCACGCTGGTCTGGCTGACGGCCGACCCTTACGACACGGATGACGCGTCTTTTTTTGCCGCGCTCACGGTGGGGGTCAGGCAACATATCCCTGATTTCGGACGGGAACTCGAACCGCTGATTCAGGCCGGCAACCTTCCGACCCGGCTGCTCGCCCGTCGCTTCTTCGAGGCGATCGCCGCCTACAATCTGCCCGCCTTCCATCTGGTCCTCGACGACCTTCACCACCTGCAAGACGCTAATCCGGCGCTGGTCGAGGCCCTGGTCGGGAGCTTTGAGGCCTTGCCTCCAGGCACGCGACTGTTCATCACCACCCGCCGGCGGCTCGACCTGCCACTGGCTCGCCTGATCGCGCGCGGCCGGGTGCTGGAATGGGGGGCGGAGCAGCTGCGCTTTTCGGCTGAGGAGGCCGAAGGCCTGCTATCGCAACACGCCCCTGCCAAGCTTCAGGAGCCGGTCTGGCAGGACCAACTGGCCCGGCTGGAGGGCTGGCCGCTCGGCGTCACTTGGCTGCTGGGGGCCCAGACGCCCCTGAAAACCTGGCGCGTGGAAGGCCCCGACTCCGTGACCAGCCTGGCATCGTATGTGGCGGAGGAATTTTTCCTGGGCCAGCCCGAAGCGCGGCGCGTCCTGCTGTTGCAAGCCTCTTTGCTGCACGAGGTGAGCGTGACGGCCCTGAGCGAGGTGTTCGACGCGTCCGATGCCGAGGAGCAGGTGAGGCAACTGGCGGGCGCCATGTTGCTGAGGTCCCAGGGCGAAGGCCGCTATCGCCTTCCGGCCTATCTCAAGGCCTACCTGGGGGACCTGTGCGAGACCAGCGTGTTACCGGCGACGCGGAAGGCCTGGCACGGGCGGGCGGCTCGCTGGTACGAGGCCCAAGACCAGCCGGAACTGGCCCTGAACCACCGCATTGCGGCGCAGCAATGGCCCCAGGCGCTGCAGGATGCGCAGAGGGCCATTCCAGGTCTGCTCCTGTACGGTCGAAACCAGGCGGTCGCGACCCTGTTGGCCCAGTTTCCAGCGGATACGCAGGCCTCGAGCCCCTGGTTGAGGCTCTGGCAGGGACATCTCGCCCTGCGGCGGGGGCAGCAGGGCGAGGCCGCTCATCATTACGAGCAAGCGGCCTTGGGCTTTCAAGGCAGCGGCGACCCGGGCGGCGCCTTCAAGGTCGCGCTGCGTCGTTGTGTGCTGGACCTCTTCACTGGCGAGCAAACGTCCTTTGCGCAGCGCCTGGATCAGCTGGAGTCGCTGCGTGAGGCGGCCCGCCCCGAGGACCGGGCCGATCTGGAAGTGGTGCGCTCCGTGGCCGCGGAACATCGCGGGGACCTGGTCCTGATGCAGGCCTGCAGCGAAGCCGCCCTGGCCGTGCCGGTCGAGGCCAATGGGGAGGTCGCGGCCTGCCATGCCACGGCCTTGATGAACCTTTACACGGTGGCCTGGCTGCGCGGCGATTTGAGGGCGGCGCGCCGCCACGCCGAGCGGGCCCTGGATATCTCGCAACAGTGGCAGATGCCCGGCTATCGACTTTACCTGGCGTTCTTGCTGGCCTCCCTCGAACTGGTGGAAGGCCGGGTGGATGACGCGGAGAGGCGCTTGCGAGCGCTGCCCGCGACCTGGCCGGATGTGCTCGACTTTCAGGAACGGGGCATTGCTCAGACCGTGATCGGCCATTGGCACGCGGCACGTGGCGCCTGGCGCGAGGCCGAACAGGCGCTGCATACCGCTCTGGATATCTTCGCGGAGGCGGGGCACGCGGAGGGACGAAAGATTCCGCTGGAGCGATTGCTGTGGCTCTGGGTGGCGCGCCACCAGCCCGCGCGGGTGAAGCATCTCGCGGCCCAGACTGGCCCGTCGGAGCTTCGCAGCTTGCACGATCTGGCCCTGCTGCTGCCTCAAGCGCGTGCCAGTTTGGAGTTGGAAGACGTGGCGGGTGCGCAGGCCCTGCTGGACGGGTTGCTGCCGGCCCTGGAAGCTCACGGGGCACAGTTGCTGCTCGCCAGGGCTCAGCGACTGCAGGCCTTGGTGGCTGCTGCCGCTGGAGACGTCGTGGCCGCTCGCGAGGCGGCGCGGCAGAGCCAGGCGATCGCCGAACGCGAGGGCTACGATTTTCTGGCGGCGGAGGACCCCTGGCTCGCCGAGCGCTTCAACAGCTGGGTCGGGCGGTGGAGCGAGGCCGGTGAGGCGCCTGCCGGTGACGTGCTCACGCCACCGACCGCTTGCTCCCATGCCGTCCGTTGCCTGGGTGCCTTTGAGTTTCTGCGTGACGGCGTGGCGCTCGACCATGCGTTGCGCAAGAAAACCAAGCTGGTCCTGGCGGCGCTGGTGCTGCACCCGCGAGGTTTGACGGTCTCGTCGCTGGCGGAGGTGCTGGGGCTGCAATCGGTCACGCCTGGCAACCTGAAGACCCTGCAGGCGGATGTGGTGGCCATCCGTCGGGCGCTCGAGCCTGAGCTCGCCAGTGGAAAAGCTTCCCGCTATCTGCGCTTTGAAGAGGACCGCTACGTGCTGGACTGGACCCTGTTGGGAGAATCGGACCTGATGCGCGTGGAGCGTGAACTGAGCCGAGCCGAGGCGCAGATGCTGACCGACCCGGCCGCCGCCCGTGCTGGCATTGAACGGGCACTCGCCGATGTGCGGGGAAACGTGCTCCCGGAAGGGTTCTATGCGAGCTATTTCGAGCCTGTGCGAGATGGTTTGCGCAGGCGGGTGAGTCGCGCTTGCTCGTGGCTCGCGCGACTGCAATGCGAGCGCGGAGAGTTCAAGCGCGCGGACGACACCTTGCGCCAGGCGCTTGCGCTTGCGCCGTGTGACGAGGAGCATTACCTCGCGATGATGGAGGTGCAGCGCCAGTTGGGGCGGCCTGAACGAGTTCGCCAGGTCTATTGGGACTGTCGCAAGGCGCTCAAGTCAGAATGGGGCGTTTCGCCGAGTGAGGCCTTCGAACGGGCCTACCGCGACCTCGCTGCGCAACTGCGCTGA